A region of Jannaschia sp. W003 DNA encodes the following proteins:
- a CDS encoding DUF1330 domain-containing protein: MPKGYWIAHGRVDDPAAYERYRAANAAPLTAHGGRFLVRGGAREDVEGAAKPRTVVIEFPSYEAALACYRSDAYQQAVDLRRGISETDLVICEGWEGEPA, from the coding sequence TTGCCAAAAGGTTACTGGATCGCCCACGGCCGGGTCGACGACCCCGCCGCCTACGAGCGCTACCGGGCCGCCAACGCCGCCCCGCTCACCGCCCACGGGGGCCGTTTCCTCGTGCGCGGCGGCGCGCGCGAGGACGTGGAAGGCGCGGCCAAGCCCCGCACGGTGGTGATCGAGTTCCCCTCCTACGAGGCCGCGCTGGCCTGCTACCGCTCCGACGCCTACCAGCAGGCGGTCGATCTGCGCCGCGGAATCTCCGAGACCGATCTGGTGATCTGCGAGGGCTGGGAAGGCGAGCCGGCCTGA